From one Microbacterium sp. 10M-3C3 genomic stretch:
- a CDS encoding primary-amine oxidase, which produces MHDHAHPVPDQAMVNPDLERAAGTLPTAHPLDPLTAEEIERTRDVLVAAGLLGETVRVPMLLPAEPDKRAVASWHPGDPVDRRADVTLLDTATGEVTEVIVSITSGEVRDSRRHPADVSPYGQPQYLFEEYERAAELVKACPEWRAAMRRRGLEDSIDLAFCTPLAPGFVGRENEVGRRVIRSLTFLRESEDDIAWAHPVEGLIVHIDLTANRVIGIEDKGDVPVPAGSGRYDPATTGPARATLKPIEITQPEGPSFRVSGSHVQWENWTLRVDFNAREGLVLHDVRFDDRPVLSRASVPEMVVPYGDTSNTRFWISYFDAGEYLLGKNANHLELGCDCLGVIHYFDGHVADDHGHAMRIPNAVCMHEEDYGVLWKHTEPGPVGSHVRRSRRLVVSYFATIGNYDYGFFWYFYLDGSIQVEAKATGIVFVGGGVPGSTNRHAPEIAPGVFAPVHQHLFSARLDMAIDGDENRLFEVDAVRIPLGDDNPFGNAFTWSHTPLRTEQEAQREADTSVARVWEVQSTSRTNYVGTPTAYHLIPEPTALLMADPASTVAARAAFATKHLWGTAYDPEERWPAGRYPNAHAGGAGLPAYTADDRSIDGADLVLWHTFGLTHVPRPEDWPIMPVDYAGFWLKPYGFLDRNPALDLPEWSPAHARRGEGCCGGGATCSCAH; this is translated from the coding sequence ATGCACGATCACGCGCATCCCGTCCCCGACCAGGCCATGGTCAACCCCGACCTCGAACGGGCGGCCGGCACCCTGCCGACCGCGCACCCGCTCGACCCGCTCACCGCCGAGGAGATCGAGCGCACCCGCGACGTCCTCGTCGCGGCCGGACTGCTGGGCGAGACAGTCCGCGTGCCCATGCTGCTGCCCGCCGAGCCCGACAAGAGGGCCGTGGCGTCGTGGCACCCGGGAGATCCCGTCGACCGGCGCGCCGACGTCACCCTGCTCGACACGGCGACCGGCGAGGTCACCGAGGTGATCGTCTCGATCACCTCGGGCGAGGTGCGCGACTCCCGCCGGCACCCCGCCGATGTCTCGCCGTACGGCCAGCCGCAGTATCTGTTCGAGGAGTACGAGCGCGCCGCCGAGTTGGTGAAGGCGTGCCCCGAGTGGCGCGCCGCCATGCGCCGCCGGGGCCTCGAGGACAGCATCGACCTCGCGTTCTGCACGCCCCTGGCCCCCGGGTTCGTCGGGCGCGAGAACGAGGTCGGGCGCCGCGTCATCCGCTCGCTGACGTTCCTGCGCGAGAGCGAGGATGACATCGCCTGGGCGCACCCCGTCGAGGGACTCATCGTGCACATCGACCTCACCGCGAACCGGGTGATCGGCATCGAGGACAAGGGCGACGTCCCCGTGCCCGCGGGCAGCGGACGATACGACCCCGCGACCACCGGCCCCGCGCGCGCCACGCTGAAGCCGATCGAGATCACGCAGCCCGAGGGTCCCAGCTTCCGCGTCTCGGGCTCCCACGTGCAGTGGGAGAACTGGACCCTGCGCGTCGATTTCAATGCCCGCGAAGGGCTCGTGCTGCACGACGTGCGCTTCGACGATCGCCCGGTGCTGTCGCGCGCGAGCGTGCCCGAGATGGTCGTGCCCTACGGCGACACGAGCAACACGCGCTTCTGGATCAGCTACTTCGACGCCGGGGAGTACCTGCTCGGCAAGAACGCCAACCACCTCGAACTCGGATGCGACTGCCTCGGCGTCATCCACTACTTCGACGGGCACGTCGCCGACGATCACGGGCACGCCATGAGGATCCCGAACGCCGTGTGCATGCACGAGGAGGACTACGGCGTGCTGTGGAAGCACACCGAACCCGGTCCGGTCGGTTCGCACGTGCGGCGCTCGCGGCGCCTCGTGGTGTCGTACTTCGCCACGATCGGCAACTACGACTACGGCTTCTTCTGGTACTTCTACCTCGACGGCTCGATCCAGGTCGAGGCCAAGGCCACCGGCATCGTGTTCGTCGGCGGCGGCGTTCCGGGCTCGACGAACCGCCACGCCCCCGAGATCGCCCCCGGCGTCTTCGCCCCGGTGCATCAGCACCTCTTCTCGGCGCGGCTCGACATGGCGATCGACGGCGACGAGAACCGCCTGTTCGAGGTGGACGCCGTGCGCATCCCGTTGGGCGACGACAACCCCTTCGGCAACGCGTTCACGTGGTCGCACACGCCGCTGCGCACCGAGCAGGAGGCTCAGCGCGAGGCCGACACCTCAGTCGCGCGCGTGTGGGAGGTGCAATCGACGTCCCGCACCAACTACGTCGGCACGCCCACGGCGTACCACCTCATCCCCGAGCCGACGGCGCTGCTGATGGCCGACCCCGCGTCCACCGTCGCCGCGCGCGCCGCCTTCGCGACCAAGCACCTGTGGGGCACGGCGTACGACCCCGAAGAGCGGTGGCCCGCCGGCCGCTACCCCAACGCCCACGCGGGCGGGGCGGGCCTGCCGGCCTACACAGCTGACGACCGCTCGATCGACGGCGCCGACCTCGTGCTGTGGCACACCTTCGGCCTGACGCACGTGCCGCGCCCCGAGGACTGGCCGATCATGCCGGTCGATTACGCCGGGTTCTGGCTCAAGCCCTACGGCTTCCTCGACCGCAATCCCGCGCTCGACCTGCCCGAGTGGTCCCCGGCGCACGCGCGGCGCGGCGAAGGATGCTGCGGCGGCGGGGCGACCTGCAGCTGCGCGCACTGA
- a CDS encoding helix-turn-helix domain-containing protein, with the protein MPPRQDAPPASQTLSRGIRLLEELADARTPLSIDDLAARVDLHRSVAYRLLRTLEDHGLVSRDAAGAVRLGTGLAALAAGVAADLQAEALPELTSAANDLGMTCFLVVLDHDECVTLTSIEPRHAVTTVAQRPGARHAVTRGAPGRAVLAQLPPRRWPDDVDARLAAEVAEVAERGWATSHDEVVPSLRAVAVPLAVQGREPASVAAVHVATQLDDAAIAARLTAAAAAIRQAL; encoded by the coding sequence ATGCCCCCTCGGCAAGATGCGCCGCCCGCTTCACAGACGCTGAGCCGCGGCATCCGCCTGCTCGAAGAGCTCGCCGACGCGCGCACGCCGCTCTCGATCGACGACCTCGCCGCCCGCGTCGATCTGCACCGTTCGGTCGCCTACCGGCTCCTCCGCACGCTTGAAGACCACGGACTCGTGTCGCGTGATGCCGCGGGCGCGGTGCGCCTGGGAACGGGTCTCGCCGCACTCGCCGCGGGCGTCGCCGCCGACCTGCAGGCCGAGGCCCTGCCCGAGCTCACCTCCGCGGCGAACGACCTCGGCATGACCTGCTTCCTAGTGGTGCTCGACCACGACGAGTGCGTGACGCTCACGAGCATCGAGCCGCGGCATGCCGTGACCACCGTCGCGCAGCGCCCCGGCGCCCGGCACGCCGTCACGCGAGGCGCTCCCGGACGCGCGGTCCTCGCGCAACTGCCGCCGCGCCGCTGGCCCGACGACGTCGACGCCCGCCTCGCCGCCGAGGTGGCCGAGGTCGCCGAGCGCGGCTGGGCGACGAGCCACGACGAGGTCGTCCCGTCGCTGCGGGCCGTGGCCGTACCACTGGCCGTGCAGGGCCGCGAGCCGGCCTCGGTCGCGGCGGTGCACGTCGCCACGCAGCTTGACGACGCTGCAATCGCCGCCCGGCTGACGGCCGCTGCCGCGGCTATCCGCCAGGCGCTCTGA
- a CDS encoding FAD-dependent monooxygenase: protein MQFHHHGYVSADPRVQPAAGTGIDRPAELPDEVDVLIVGSGPAGMLLAAQMAQFPGVTTRLIEKRDGRLPLGQADGIQPRSVETFQAFGFAERIVAEAYNIAWMNFWGPDPADPSRIVRTARTEDYALKISEFPHLIVNQARVLDYFAEAAALAPGRIVPDYGVEFLGLTVDGAGDRPVAVRVRDASGERTIRAAYVVGCDGARSRVREAIGRTHVGESAAHAWGVMDVLVETDFPDWRTKCAINAEAGNILHIPREGGYLSRMYIDLGEVAADDDHRVRQTPIEEIVRRANAILHPYSIDVKQVAWHSVYEVGHRVTDRFDDDPEHPHIFLAGDACHTHSAKAGQGMNVSMQDGFNLGWKLGHVLTGLAPDSLLTTYSAERQPVAQQLIDFDKEWSSLMARKPEDITDPNDLATYYLATAEFPSGFMTQYAPSAIVGDAAHQDLAAGFPVGKRFHSVEVTRVSDGNPVHLGHHARADGRWRVYAFADAAPGSPALQAWGVWMASPESPVRRHTPDGADLDAVFDVKVVFPRPFEEVDFFATPPIFRPRSGALGLTDWEKVYAGRPSAWVSADIFAEREISDAGAVIVVRPDQYVAHVLPLTATDELAAFFAGALATPAAASV, encoded by the coding sequence ATGCAGTTCCACCACCACGGATACGTCTCGGCCGACCCGCGCGTGCAGCCCGCCGCCGGCACCGGCATCGACCGGCCCGCGGAGCTGCCGGACGAGGTCGACGTCCTCATCGTCGGCTCGGGGCCGGCCGGCATGCTGCTCGCGGCGCAGATGGCGCAGTTCCCCGGCGTCACGACGCGGCTCATCGAGAAGCGCGACGGGCGGCTGCCGCTCGGCCAGGCCGACGGCATCCAGCCCCGCAGCGTCGAGACCTTTCAGGCCTTCGGCTTCGCCGAACGCATCGTCGCCGAGGCGTACAACATCGCCTGGATGAACTTCTGGGGCCCCGACCCCGCCGACCCGAGCCGCATCGTGCGCACCGCCCGCACCGAGGACTACGCGCTGAAGATCAGCGAGTTCCCGCACCTCATCGTCAACCAGGCCCGCGTGCTCGACTACTTCGCGGAGGCCGCCGCCCTCGCCCCCGGGCGCATCGTGCCCGACTACGGAGTGGAGTTCCTCGGGCTCACCGTGGACGGGGCCGGCGACCGCCCGGTCGCGGTGCGCGTGCGCGACGCGTCGGGGGAGCGGACGATCCGCGCCGCCTACGTCGTCGGATGCGACGGGGCGCGCAGCCGCGTACGCGAAGCCATCGGCCGCACCCACGTCGGCGAGAGCGCCGCGCACGCGTGGGGCGTGATGGACGTGCTCGTGGAAACCGACTTCCCCGACTGGCGCACCAAGTGCGCGATCAACGCCGAGGCGGGGAACATCCTGCACATCCCGCGCGAGGGCGGGTACCTCTCGCGCATGTACATCGACCTCGGCGAGGTCGCCGCGGACGACGACCACCGCGTGCGGCAGACGCCGATCGAGGAGATCGTGCGGCGCGCGAACGCGATCCTGCACCCCTACTCGATCGATGTGAAGCAGGTCGCGTGGCACAGCGTGTACGAGGTCGGCCACCGCGTGACCGACCGGTTCGACGACGATCCCGAGCATCCGCACATCTTCCTCGCGGGCGACGCGTGCCACACCCACAGCGCCAAGGCCGGGCAGGGCATGAACGTGTCGATGCAGGACGGCTTCAACCTCGGCTGGAAGCTCGGGCACGTGCTCACGGGGCTCGCGCCGGACAGCCTGCTGACGACCTACTCCGCCGAGCGGCAGCCCGTCGCACAGCAGCTCATCGACTTCGACAAGGAGTGGTCCTCACTCATGGCGCGCAAGCCCGAGGACATCACCGACCCGAACGACCTCGCCACCTACTACCTCGCGACGGCCGAGTTCCCCTCCGGATTCATGACGCAGTATGCGCCCTCGGCGATCGTCGGCGACGCCGCGCACCAGGATCTCGCGGCGGGGTTCCCCGTCGGCAAGCGCTTCCACTCGGTCGAGGTGACGCGCGTGAGCGACGGCAACCCCGTCCACCTCGGTCACCACGCGCGCGCCGACGGGCGCTGGCGCGTCTACGCGTTCGCGGACGCCGCGCCGGGCTCGCCCGCACTGCAGGCGTGGGGGGTGTGGATGGCGTCGCCCGAGTCGCCGGTGCGCCGGCACACCCCGGACGGCGCCGACCTCGACGCGGTGTTCGACGTGAAGGTCGTCTTCCCGCGCCCGTTCGAGGAGGTCGACTTCTTCGCGACCCCCCCGATCTTCCGCCCCCGCAGCGGCGCGCTCGGGCTCACGGATTGGGAGAAGGTGTACGCCGGGCGCCCCTCGGCCTGGGTGTCCGCCGACATCTTCGCCGAGCGGGAGATCTCCGACGCGGGCGCGGTCATCGTCGTCCGCCCCGACCAGTACGTCGCGCACGTGCTGCCGCTGACCGCGACCGACGAGCTCGCCGCGTTCTTCGCGGGCGCCCTTGCGACGCCCGCCGCCGCGTCGGTGTGA
- a CDS encoding NAD-dependent succinate-semialdehyde dehydrogenase, whose protein sequence is MTDPREAELLATVPDGLFVGGQWRPAEGGKTLDVRDPSTGEVIRTIADASVSDGVAAMDAAAEAFPSWAATPARERAEILRRAFDLLQARKEDVALLMTLEMGKPLAEARGEVVYGGEFLRWFSEEAAHVQGRYGANPEGTGRMIVTQHPVGPCYLITPWNFPLAMATRKIAPALAAGCTVVVKPASLTPLTTLYFAKLLEEAGVPAGVVNVVTTNSTAAVSERIIGDPRLRKLSFTGSTPVGQKLLQQAAPGVLRTSMELGGNAPFVVFDDADLDKVVEGAMAAKFRNIGQACTAANRFIVQRSVVGEFTRRVTERVKTMRIGRGTDDGVQIGPLIDDRAVAKAEALVADAVQRGASVTTGGSPVDGPGTFYEPTVVADVQAGSDILREEIFGPVLAIVPFDTEDDAVRLANDTEYGLVSYVYTESLARGQRMIERLETGMMGLNVGVVSNAAAPFGGWKMSGLGREGGAEGIHEYLQTKYTLTPNPFA, encoded by the coding sequence ATGACCGACCCTCGTGAAGCCGAGCTGCTCGCCACCGTTCCCGACGGGCTGTTCGTCGGAGGCCAGTGGCGCCCCGCCGAGGGCGGTAAGACCCTCGACGTGCGCGACCCCTCGACGGGCGAGGTCATCCGCACCATCGCCGATGCGTCGGTGTCCGACGGCGTCGCCGCGATGGATGCGGCGGCCGAGGCGTTCCCGTCCTGGGCGGCGACGCCCGCCCGCGAGCGCGCGGAGATCCTCCGTCGCGCGTTCGACCTGCTGCAGGCGCGCAAGGAGGACGTCGCCCTGCTCATGACGCTCGAGATGGGCAAGCCCCTCGCCGAGGCTCGCGGCGAAGTCGTCTACGGCGGCGAATTCCTGCGCTGGTTCAGCGAGGAGGCCGCGCACGTGCAGGGTCGCTACGGTGCGAACCCGGAGGGCACCGGCCGCATGATCGTGACGCAGCATCCGGTGGGGCCCTGCTACCTCATCACACCGTGGAACTTCCCGCTCGCGATGGCCACGCGCAAGATCGCGCCGGCCCTCGCCGCCGGATGCACCGTGGTGGTCAAGCCCGCATCGCTCACGCCGCTCACGACCCTGTACTTCGCGAAGCTCCTCGAGGAGGCCGGCGTGCCGGCCGGCGTCGTCAACGTCGTCACGACGAACTCGACCGCCGCCGTGTCCGAGCGGATCATCGGCGACCCGCGACTGCGCAAGCTCTCCTTCACGGGTTCGACGCCGGTCGGGCAGAAGCTCCTGCAGCAGGCGGCGCCGGGCGTGCTCCGCACGTCGATGGAGCTCGGCGGCAACGCCCCGTTCGTCGTGTTCGACGACGCCGACCTCGACAAGGTCGTGGAGGGCGCGATGGCGGCGAAGTTCCGCAACATCGGCCAGGCCTGCACCGCCGCGAACCGCTTCATCGTGCAGCGCTCGGTCGTGGGCGAGTTCACGCGCCGTGTCACCGAGCGAGTGAAGACGATGCGCATCGGGCGCGGCACCGACGACGGCGTGCAGATCGGCCCCCTCATCGACGACCGCGCCGTGGCGAAGGCCGAGGCGCTCGTGGCCGATGCCGTGCAGCGCGGCGCGTCGGTCACGACGGGCGGCTCGCCCGTCGACGGCCCTGGCACCTTCTACGAGCCCACGGTGGTCGCCGACGTGCAGGCGGGAAGCGACATCCTGCGCGAGGAGATCTTCGGGCCGGTGCTCGCGATCGTGCCGTTCGACACCGAGGACGACGCGGTGCGCCTCGCGAACGACACCGAGTACGGGCTCGTGTCGTACGTCTACACCGAGAGCCTCGCCCGCGGGCAGCGCATGATCGAGCGGCTCGAGACGGGGATGATGGGCCTGAACGTGGGCGTGGTCTCGAACGCCGCGGCGCCCTTCGGCGGCTGGAAGATGTCGGGCCTGGGCCGTGAAGGTGGCGCGGAGGGCATCCACGAGTACCTGCAGACGAAGTACACGCTGACGCCGAACCCCTTCGCCTGA
- a CDS encoding XRE family transcriptional regulator → MTSPALELATLGHRIRHHRVAAGLTLDELGAEVGVAGSQLSLIENGKREPKLSLLQEIARATGTELSDLLSAEPPNRRAALEIELERAQASPVFRQLGIPPVKVTKGMADDTIESILGLHRELQRREREAIATPEEARRANTEQRLQMRAQNNYLPEIERLAEKQLKAAGHVTGALTHRTVSIMAEQLGFELIYVNDLPHSARSVTDLENGRIYLPPASIPGGHGLRSMALQAMAHRLLGHERPHDYADFLQQRLEINYYAACCLMPETSSVAFLQQAKKDRNLAVEDFRDAFGVTHEAAGMRMTNLLTQHLGIRLHFLRVDGSGAISRVYENDDLPLPVDVTGSVEGQVACRRFSARRAFSEHNRTTEHYQYTDTPAGTFWCSTQTGTTSEGDFSITVGVPFDDAKWFRGRETAERAESRCPDESCCRRPPADAAQRWAGKAWPSARVHRHMFSPLPRGDFPGVDDTEVFEFLDRHAEG, encoded by the coding sequence ATGACCTCGCCCGCCCTCGAACTCGCAACCCTCGGCCACCGCATCCGGCACCACCGGGTGGCGGCGGGCCTCACGCTCGACGAGCTGGGCGCGGAGGTCGGCGTGGCCGGGAGCCAGCTGAGCCTCATCGAGAACGGCAAGCGGGAGCCGAAGCTCTCCCTCCTGCAGGAGATCGCCCGCGCCACCGGCACCGAGCTGTCCGACCTGCTTTCCGCGGAGCCTCCCAACCGCCGCGCCGCGCTCGAGATCGAGCTCGAGCGCGCGCAGGCGAGCCCGGTGTTCCGCCAGCTCGGCATCCCGCCGGTCAAGGTCACCAAGGGCATGGCCGACGACACCATCGAGTCGATCCTCGGGCTGCACCGCGAGCTGCAGCGACGCGAGCGGGAGGCCATCGCGACCCCCGAGGAGGCGCGCCGGGCCAACACCGAGCAGCGACTGCAGATGCGGGCGCAGAACAACTACCTCCCCGAGATCGAGCGGCTCGCGGAGAAGCAGCTGAAGGCGGCCGGCCACGTCACCGGCGCGCTCACGCACCGCACGGTGAGCATCATGGCCGAGCAGCTCGGCTTCGAGCTCATCTACGTCAACGACCTGCCCCACTCCGCGCGCTCGGTCACCGATCTCGAGAACGGGCGCATCTACCTTCCGCCGGCGTCGATCCCCGGCGGACACGGCCTGCGGTCGATGGCCCTGCAGGCGATGGCGCACCGCCTGCTCGGGCACGAGCGACCTCACGACTACGCCGACTTCCTGCAGCAGCGCCTCGAGATCAACTACTACGCGGCGTGCTGCCTCATGCCCGAGACGAGCTCGGTCGCGTTCCTCCAGCAGGCCAAGAAGGACCGCAACCTCGCGGTGGAGGACTTCCGCGACGCGTTCGGAGTGACGCACGAGGCCGCGGGCATGCGCATGACGAACCTGCTGACGCAGCACCTCGGCATCCGCCTGCACTTCCTCCGCGTCGACGGCTCGGGGGCGATCTCGCGCGTGTACGAGAACGACGACCTGCCCCTGCCGGTGGATGTGACCGGATCGGTCGAGGGCCAGGTGGCGTGCCGCCGGTTCTCCGCACGGCGGGCGTTCTCCGAGCACAACCGCACCACCGAGCACTACCAGTACACCGACACGCCCGCCGGGACGTTCTGGTGCTCCACCCAGACCGGCACGACGTCGGAGGGCGACTTCTCCATCACCGTCGGCGTGCCCTTCGACGACGCGAAGTGGTTCCGCGGTCGCGAGACCGCCGAGCGCGCCGAGTCGCGCTGCCCCGACGAGTCGTGCTGTCGGCGCCCGCCGGCCGACGCCGCCCAGCGCTGGGCGGGCAAGGCGTGGCCGAGCGCGCGCGTGCATCGGCACATGTTCTCGCCGCTGCCCCGCGGCGACTTCCCCGGGGTCGACGACACCGAGGTCTTCGAGTTCCTCGACCGCCACGCCGAGGGCTGA
- a CDS encoding phosphoenolpyruvate carboxykinase (GTP) — protein MAIADIPTTPRATVRVARQPAPRFGARPQVSGPGMAALTAWVDEIAALTRPDRVHWVDGSRAENDALLREQVAEGKLLKLNPEWRPGSYLARSHPGDVARLESRTYIASEREDDAGPTNNWIAPDEIRATLTPLFEGSMRGRTMYVVPFSMGAVGGPLSHIGVQVTDSAYAVTSIGVMTRVGTEVLQRIADGDDWVKTVHSVGAPLAPGQADTAWPCNDEKYIVHFPDTLEVWSFGSGYGGNAILAKKCFALRIASVIGRNEGWLAEHMLLIRVIDPAGRAYHVAAAFPSACGKTNLAMLRPTIPGWRVETLGDDIAWLRPGEDGRLWAINPEAGFFGVAPGTGESTNVTAVETLWGNTIFTNVALRPDGDVWWEGLTDEAPPHLTDWEGNPWTPDSGRPAAHPNSRFTVSAAQCPQIAADWDAPEGVPLDAILFGGRRATNVPLVVEATDWTHGVFLGSTISSEKTAAAEGTVGELRRDPFAMLPFCGYNMADYFGHWLKIGHELRFDRAPRIFQVNWFRKGADGRFLWPGFGENSRVIDWIIRRIDGEVPAVDTPIGRLPRIDDLDLDGIEVPEADLDELFAIDRDSWLAEADLTEEFYASFGARLPAALHAELASLRYRLKTTA, from the coding sequence ATGGCCATCGCCGACATCCCCACCACCCCGCGTGCGACCGTTCGCGTCGCTCGCCAGCCCGCCCCGCGCTTCGGCGCGCGTCCCCAGGTCTCCGGCCCCGGGATGGCGGCGCTGACCGCGTGGGTCGACGAGATCGCGGCGCTCACGCGGCCCGACCGGGTCCACTGGGTCGATGGGTCGCGCGCCGAGAACGACGCGCTGCTGCGGGAGCAGGTCGCGGAGGGGAAGCTGCTCAAGCTCAACCCCGAGTGGCGTCCGGGTTCGTACCTGGCGCGCAGCCACCCCGGTGACGTCGCCCGCCTCGAATCGCGCACCTACATCGCCAGCGAGCGCGAGGATGACGCCGGCCCGACGAACAACTGGATCGCGCCCGACGAGATCCGCGCGACGCTGACGCCGCTGTTCGAGGGCTCGATGCGCGGGCGCACGATGTACGTCGTGCCGTTCTCGATGGGAGCCGTCGGCGGCCCCCTGTCGCACATCGGCGTGCAGGTCACCGACAGCGCCTACGCCGTCACCTCGATCGGCGTCATGACGCGCGTGGGCACCGAGGTGCTGCAGCGCATCGCCGACGGCGACGACTGGGTCAAGACGGTGCACTCGGTGGGCGCGCCGCTCGCCCCCGGCCAGGCCGACACCGCGTGGCCGTGCAACGACGAGAAGTACATCGTCCACTTCCCCGACACGCTCGAGGTGTGGTCGTTCGGCTCGGGCTACGGCGGCAACGCGATCCTCGCGAAGAAGTGCTTCGCGCTGCGCATCGCCTCGGTCATCGGCCGCAACGAGGGCTGGCTCGCCGAGCACATGCTCCTCATCCGCGTCATCGACCCAGCCGGTCGCGCCTACCACGTCGCCGCGGCGTTCCCGTCGGCGTGCGGCAAGACGAACCTCGCGATGCTGCGTCCGACGATCCCCGGATGGCGCGTCGAGACGCTCGGCGACGACATCGCATGGCTGCGCCCGGGCGAGGACGGGCGCCTGTGGGCGATCAACCCCGAGGCCGGCTTCTTCGGCGTCGCGCCGGGCACGGGCGAGTCGACGAACGTCACGGCCGTCGAGACCCTGTGGGGCAACACGATCTTCACGAACGTCGCGCTGCGCCCCGACGGCGACGTCTGGTGGGAGGGCCTCACCGACGAGGCCCCGCCGCACCTGACCGACTGGGAGGGCAACCCCTGGACGCCCGACTCCGGCCGTCCCGCCGCTCACCCGAACTCTCGCTTCACGGTGAGCGCCGCGCAGTGCCCGCAGATCGCCGCCGACTGGGATGCCCCCGAGGGGGTGCCGCTGGACGCGATCCTGTTCGGCGGCCGCCGGGCCACGAACGTGCCGCTGGTCGTGGAGGCGACGGACTGGACGCACGGCGTGTTCCTCGGGTCGACGATCTCGTCGGAGAAGACGGCCGCCGCCGAGGGCACCGTGGGGGAGCTGCGCCGCGACCCGTTCGCGATGCTGCCCTTCTGCGGCTACAACATGGCCGACTACTTCGGCCACTGGCTCAAGATCGGTCACGAGCTGCGGTTCGACCGCGCGCCGCGGATCTTCCAGGTCAACTGGTTCCGCAAGGGCGCCGACGGCCGCTTCCTGTGGCCCGGCTTCGGCGAGAACTCGCGGGTGATCGATTGGATCATCCGCCGCATCGACGGCGAGGTGCCGGCGGTGGACACCCCCATCGGGCGCCTGCCGCGCATCGACGACCTCGACCTCGACGGCATCGAGGTGCCGGAGGCCGACCTCGACGAGCTGTTCGCGATCGATCGCGACTCGTGGCTCGCCGAGGCCGACCTCACGGAGGAGTTCTACGCGAGCTTCGGCGCCCGGCTGCCGGCCGCGCTTCACGCGGAGCTCGCGTCGCTGCGCTACCGCCTGAAGACCACGGCCTGA